In Hyla sarda isolate aHylSar1 chromosome 9, aHylSar1.hap1, whole genome shotgun sequence, the following proteins share a genomic window:
- the LOC130291964 gene encoding olfactory receptor 5B12-like: MTYFIIKGISDDPELQAPIFVLVLLIYLIVLVGNMSLFLLVCLDSHLHTPMYFFLANLSIVDMMSPTVTLHKTFQIFITGDNMVPYVACMVQAYMFGSLSGQGLFILTAMSYDRYVAICRPLYYNIIMNLKTCLLLASFCWIFGFIQVIPYLWIISMIFCYSSNEIDHFFCDLVPFMDIACSYNFLLENLTLIQGMIIYIISPFILTFISYMYILITILKIRSSIGRRKAFYTCSSHLTVIMLLYTTLTFQYAVPSKSMGSKKLFSLFNTAMVPILNPLIYSLRNKDIKTAFRRNLGKGCAQFLVCF; encoded by the coding sequence ATGACATATTTCATTATAAAGGGGATATCTGATGATCCTGAGCTCCAGGCTCCTATATTTGTTCTGGTTTTACTCATTTATCTCATTGTTCTTGTCGGGAATATGAGTCTTTTCCTCCTGGTCTGCCTGGACTCTCATCTTCACACTCCCATGTATTTCTTCCTTGCTAATTTGTCTATAGTGGACATGATGTCTCCCACTGTCACCCTACATAAGACTTTTCAAATCTTCATCACTGGAGATAACATGGTGCCCTATGTGGCCTGTATGGTACAAGCCTACATGTTTGGATCCTTATCAGGACAAGGACTTTTCATATTGACAGCCATGAGTTATGATCGATATGTAGCTATTTGTAGGCCTCTGTATTATAACATTATTATGAACCTCAAGACATGTCTTCTATTGGCCTCTTTTTGTTGGATTTTTGGGTTTATTCAAGTCATTCCTTACCTTTGGATAATATCCATGATCTTTTGCTATTCTTCCAATGAAATTGACCACTTTTTCTGTGACCTTGTTCCCTTCATGGACATTGCCTGCAGTTACAATTTTTTACTTGAAAATTTGACCCTTATACAAGGAATGATCATCTATATTATTTCCCCATTTATTCTTACCTTTATTTCCTACATGTATATCCTTATAACCATACTAAAGATCCGTTCCAGTATTGGTAGAAGAAAAGCCTTCTACACGTGTTCCTCACACCTCACAGTCATTATGTTGCTTTACACAACTTTGACCTTCCAGTATGCAGTGCCAAGTAAAAGCATGggttcaaaaaaacttttttcactatTTAATACTGCAATGGTCcccatacttaaccccttaatttaTAGCCTGAGGAACAAAGACATAAAAACAGCTTTTAGAAGAAATCTAGGAAAGGGTTGTGCCCAAtttcttgtttgtttttaa